The proteins below come from a single Triticum aestivum cultivar Chinese Spring chromosome 5D, IWGSC CS RefSeq v2.1, whole genome shotgun sequence genomic window:
- the LOC123123971 gene encoding putative pentatricopeptide repeat-containing protein At1g03510: MDSRHQRLATLTKALTAHVNAGRHGDALAFFAHMASDPALPPLADPSFAYALPLALKSAAALRLPSSAAAAPIHALARKCRGLLSNPFVASALVVSYGACAGSSPESARRLFDELPGRTAVVWSAMISVYVRSGDVAAAARALGEMDVVPTASCFNSVIAAVAESGDRPARAVELYRRMQGMGVRPSLITLLALVPVCTALGALGSVREVHSFALRHDMFASCHLGSSLIEAYGQCGSLVGAQRVFDLVDERDVVVWSAMVSAYAFHGHGNVAMSLFRRMELDKVRPDGIMFLGVLKACGHAGRADEALKYFDVLTKTHGVEACGDHYSCLVDVLGRAGRLHQAYDVIRTMPVRVTAKAWGALLAACRKYGEVGLAEVAARALFEIEPENAGNFVSLANVYSGLGMHEEAERVRRDMEQRGLQSSPGSSWTIHRKSSELV, translated from the exons ATGGACTCCCGCCACCAGCGGCTGGCGACGCTGACCAAGGCCCTGACGGCGCACGTCAACGCCGGCCGCCACGGCGACGCGCTCGCCTTCTTCGCCCACATGGCCTCCGACCCGGCGCTCCCGCCGCTCGCCGACCCGTCCTTCGCGTACGCCCTCCCGCTCGCGCTCAAGTCCGCCGCCGCGCTCCGCCtgccctcgtccgccgccgccgcccccatacACGCGCTCGCGCGCAAGTGCCGCGGCCTCCTCAGCAACCCCTTCGTCGCCTCCGCGCTCGTCGTCTCCTATGGTGCATGTGCCGGCTCCTCCCCCGAGTCCGCGCGCCGCCTGTTCGACGAATTGCCTGGCCGCACCGCCGTCGTCTGGAGCGCCATGATCTCCGTCTACGTCAGGTCAGGGGACGTCGCCGCGGCCGCGCGGGCGCTCGGCGAGATGGACGTCGTGCCGACTGCCTCCTGCTTCAACTCGGTGATTGCGGCGGTGGCGGAGTCTGGGGACCGTCCCGCCCGGGCCGTCGAGCTCTACCGGCGGATGCAGGGGATGGGCGTCAGGCCCTCGCTCATCACCCTGCTGGCGCTCGTCCCTGTGTGCACCGCGCTGGGAGCGCTGGGCTCGGTCAGGGAGGTGCACAGCTTCGCATTGCGGCACGACATGTTCGCGAGTTGCCACCTCGGCAGCTCCCTCATCGAGGCGTACGGGCAGTGCGGCTCTTTGGTCGGCGCACAGAGGGTTTTCGACCTGGTGGACGAGCGTGACGTGGTTGTCTGGAGCGCCATGGTGTCGGCGTACGCGTTCCATGGCCATGGAAACGTCGCGATGTCGCTTTTCAGGCGTATGGAGCTGGATAAGGTCCGGCCTGATGGCATAATGTTCCTTGGCGTGTTGAAGGCCTGCGGCCATGCTGGTCGCGCAGATGAGGCTTTGAAGTACTTTGATGTGTTAACCAAGACGCATGGAGTCGAAGCATGTGGAGATCATTATTCATGCTTGGTTGATGTCTTGGGACGGGCAGGGAGGTTGCATCAGGCCTATGATGTTATACGGACGATGCCGGTTAGAGTTACCGCAAAGGCCTGGGGTGCTCTCCTTGCTGCTTGCAGGAAGTATGGGGAGGTGGGGCTGGCAGAAGTTGCAGCGAGAGCGTTGTTTGAGATTGAACCAGAGAATGCAGGGAACTTTGTTTCGCTTGCAAATGTCTATTCGGGCTTGGGTATGCATGAGGAGGCAGAGCGGGTGAGAAGGGACATGGAGCAACGAGGCTTGCAGAGCTCACCTGGAAGCAGTTGGACGATACACCGCAAGTCAAG TGAACTTGTCTGA
- the LOC123123972 gene encoding uncharacterized protein At5g65660 yields MRMNMPQGLTPAPASMTIPMSHSSRPTLGFPLGTALLLLVIFSLSGIFSCCYHWDRLRSLLWSRHPSMLQDGPHTVISIGLVPSKAASEHKSEKAGKECGLPVIMPGDNIAKFYARPCPHETCLPAAAGEKAEVEVQDRCSVS; encoded by the exons ATGCGTATGAATATGCCACAAGGTCTCACGCCTGCTCCTGCATCCATGACGATCCCGATGTCGCATTCCTCAAGGCCGACGCTCGGGTTCCCCCTTGGCACGGCGCTCCTGCTTCTCGTCATCTTCTCCCTCAGCGGCATCTTCTCCTGCTGCTACCACTGGGACAGGCTCCGCTCCCTCCTCTGGTCTCGGCATCCCAGCATGCTCCAGGACGGCCCGCACACCGTCATCTCCATCGGATTGGTGCCGAGCAAGGCAGCCTCCGAGCACAAG AGCGAGAAAGCAGGAAAGGAGTGCGGGTTGCCCGTGATCATGCCCGGGGATAACATCGCGAAGTTCTACGCGAGGCCCTGCCCGCACGAGACTTGTTTACCTGCAGCAGCAGGTGAGAAGGCCGAAGTCGAGGTGCAAGATCGATGTTCAGTTTCGTGA